Proteins encoded in a region of the Streptomyces sp. NBC_00310 genome:
- a CDS encoding FAD-dependent oxidoreductase produces the protein MTKESNSDLIVVGGGVVGLTTAVVLAESGRRVRIWAREPGERTTSAVAGGLWWPYRIEPEEAVGEWALVSLAVYEELAARPDETGVRMVEGVHGGTALDELGAWASRVAGLRPATAEEYPGVGLWARLPLIDMPVHLRWLRERFVAAGGTVEERTVTDLAAVDAPVVVNCTGLGARELVPDPSVRPVRGQLVVVENPGVATWLTSVDHPGSESTYFIPQPGGLILGGTAEEDAWSLTPDPVIAERIVKRCAAVRPEIAGARIIEHRVGLRPARPAVRLEREVLPGGRVLVHNYGHGGAGVTVAWGCAGVAARLATV, from the coding sequence GTGACCAAGGAATCGAACAGTGACCTGATCGTGGTCGGTGGCGGAGTCGTCGGTCTGACGACGGCCGTGGTCCTGGCGGAGAGCGGCAGACGGGTCCGGATCTGGGCACGGGAGCCGGGAGAGCGGACGACGTCCGCCGTCGCGGGCGGGCTGTGGTGGCCCTACCGGATCGAGCCGGAGGAAGCCGTCGGCGAGTGGGCGCTCGTCAGCCTGGCCGTGTACGAGGAGTTGGCGGCCCGGCCCGACGAGACGGGCGTACGCATGGTCGAGGGCGTACACGGCGGGACCGCGCTGGACGAGCTCGGCGCGTGGGCCTCCCGGGTGGCCGGTCTGCGCCCGGCGACGGCCGAGGAATATCCCGGAGTCGGGCTGTGGGCGCGCCTGCCGCTGATCGACATGCCGGTCCATCTGCGGTGGCTGCGCGAGCGGTTCGTCGCGGCGGGCGGGACGGTCGAGGAGCGTACGGTCACGGACCTCGCGGCGGTCGACGCTCCCGTCGTCGTCAACTGCACGGGGCTCGGCGCGCGGGAGCTGGTGCCGGATCCTTCCGTACGTCCGGTGCGGGGGCAGTTGGTCGTCGTGGAGAACCCCGGGGTCGCCACCTGGCTCACGTCGGTGGATCACCCCGGTTCCGAGAGCACGTACTTCATCCCGCAGCCGGGTGGGTTGATCCTGGGCGGTACGGCGGAGGAGGACGCGTGGTCGTTGACGCCGGACCCCGTGATCGCCGAGCGGATCGTGAAGCGGTGTGCGGCGGTGCGGCCCGAGATCGCGGGGGCGCGGATCATCGAGCACCGGGTGGGCCTGCGGCCCGCGCGCCCGGCAGTCCGTCTGGAGCGGGAAGTCCTGCCGGGCGGGCGGGTGTTGGTGCACAACTACGGTCACGGCGGGGCCGGGGTCACGGTGGCGTGGGGGTGTGCGGGGGTCGCTGCGCGACTGGCCACCGTGTGA
- a CDS encoding oxidoreductase gives MSAEYATFGLAPAMRAGGVLADGAYQVHRDFVDFIVDGRPLLFQLSDLDAVSPLASDVPPSIFTAQVRSLLLEAEAPLAHGRYVIYGCPECADLACGAVTAVIERDGDDYVWRDFAWQTEEEADLRLNGYTGIGPFRFHGSEYRGALRSLLRESAAEPSARRRVLLIGARVAVLAKLAAALRAIGIGADIAHDATGVPVEELRTYGAVAFGRAVGAADREAVRLAFDRAGVQVAYVDGLAPIIPLLVAQIEHALDRSPAEQRRLTRLVAAGGQAGIEITSTCRVELTAYRLDRLYRPHTYRFFDGILPAGRHRIGLDPKAVKGESFIVARTSGTVLVEPMAR, from the coding sequence ATGTCTGCCGAGTACGCGACCTTCGGCCTGGCACCGGCGATGCGAGCCGGTGGCGTCCTCGCCGACGGTGCCTACCAAGTGCACCGGGACTTCGTGGACTTCATCGTCGACGGACGCCCGCTGCTGTTCCAGCTCTCCGACCTCGACGCCGTCTCCCCACTCGCCTCCGACGTCCCTCCCTCGATCTTCACCGCCCAGGTGCGCAGCCTGCTCCTGGAAGCCGAAGCACCACTGGCACACGGCCGCTACGTCATCTACGGCTGCCCCGAATGCGCCGACCTCGCCTGCGGTGCCGTGACCGCGGTGATCGAGCGGGACGGCGACGACTACGTGTGGCGGGACTTCGCCTGGCAGACGGAGGAGGAGGCCGACCTCAGACTCAACGGCTACACGGGCATCGGTCCTTTCCGGTTCCACGGTTCCGAGTACCGCGGCGCGCTGCGGTCCCTGCTGCGGGAGTCCGCCGCCGAGCCGTCGGCCCGCCGCCGGGTTCTCCTCATCGGTGCCCGCGTCGCCGTCCTCGCCAAACTCGCGGCAGCCCTGCGCGCCATCGGTATCGGTGCCGACATAGCGCACGACGCCACCGGCGTGCCCGTCGAGGAACTGCGCACCTACGGTGCCGTGGCCTTCGGACGGGCCGTCGGCGCGGCGGACCGCGAGGCCGTACGGCTGGCCTTCGACCGCGCGGGAGTCCAGGTCGCGTACGTCGACGGGCTCGCCCCGATCATCCCGCTCCTCGTCGCCCAGATCGAACACGCCCTCGACCGCAGCCCCGCGGAACAGCGTCGCCTCACCCGCCTCGTCGCCGCCGGGGGACAGGCCGGCATCGAGATCACCTCCACCTGCCGGGTGGAGCTCACCGCCTACCGCCTCGACCGGCTGTACCGCCCCCACACCTACCGCTTCTTCGACGGGATCCTCCCCGCGGGCCGGCACCGCATCGGCCTGGACCCGAAGGCCGTGAAGGGAGAATCGTTCATCGTGGCCCGCACGTCGGGGACCGTGCTGGTGGAGCCGATGGCGCGGTGA
- a CDS encoding ABC-F family ATP-binding cassette domain-containing protein has product MTATLVVKNLAAGHGDRSLFSGLDLVVAPGDVIGLVGANGAGKSTLLRLLAGLLPPEEGELRLSPPTATVGHLPQEPERREGESVREFLARRTGVAEAQRVMDEATQALVDGAPGADDAYSVSLERWLDLGGADLDERAEEVADSLGLGVDLDQPMTGLSGGQAARAGLASLLLSRYDVFLLDEPTNDLDLDGLERLERFVSGLRAGTVVVSHDREFLTRTVTKVLELDLAQNQINLYGGGYEAYLEERETARRHARDDYEEYADKKSALQDRAQMQRSWMDKGVKNARRKANNDNDKIGRKFRSEASEKQAAKARQTQRMIERLDTVEEPRKEWELRMEIAAAPRSGAVVATMRDAEVRRGDFAFGPVSLQIDWADRIAITGANGAGKSTLLGALLGRVPLDAGHAALGSGVLVGEVDQARGLFLGPESLLDAFCAAVPDTEPAEVRTLLAKFGLKSTHVLRPAVTLSPGERTRAALALLQGRGVNLLILDEPTNHLDLPAIEQLESALDSYEGTLLLVTHDRRMLDAVRVTRRFAVEAGKMTES; this is encoded by the coding sequence GTGACCGCCACCCTCGTCGTCAAGAATCTCGCCGCCGGCCACGGCGACCGCTCGCTCTTCTCCGGACTCGACCTCGTCGTGGCCCCCGGTGATGTGATCGGGTTGGTCGGTGCCAACGGCGCGGGCAAGTCCACGCTGCTCCGGCTGCTCGCCGGCCTGCTCCCGCCGGAGGAGGGCGAGCTACGGCTGTCCCCGCCCACGGCGACCGTGGGGCACCTGCCGCAGGAGCCGGAGCGCCGGGAGGGCGAGTCCGTACGGGAGTTCCTCGCCCGGCGTACGGGTGTCGCGGAGGCCCAGCGCGTCATGGACGAGGCCACCCAGGCGCTGGTGGACGGTGCGCCGGGCGCCGACGACGCGTACTCGGTGAGCCTGGAGCGCTGGCTCGACCTGGGCGGCGCCGACCTCGACGAGCGGGCGGAGGAGGTCGCCGACTCCCTCGGCCTCGGCGTCGACCTGGACCAGCCGATGACCGGCCTCTCCGGTGGCCAGGCGGCCCGTGCCGGACTCGCCTCCCTCCTCCTCTCCCGCTACGACGTCTTCCTCCTCGACGAGCCCACCAACGACCTCGACCTGGACGGCCTGGAACGACTCGAACGCTTCGTCTCCGGCCTGCGCGCGGGCACGGTCGTCGTCAGCCACGACCGTGAGTTCCTCACCCGCACCGTCACCAAGGTCCTCGAACTCGACCTCGCCCAGAACCAGATCAACCTCTACGGCGGCGGATACGAGGCCTACCTGGAGGAGCGCGAGACGGCGCGCCGGCACGCCCGCGACGACTACGAGGAGTACGCCGACAAGAAGTCCGCCCTCCAGGACCGAGCCCAGATGCAGCGCTCCTGGATGGACAAGGGCGTCAAGAACGCGCGGCGCAAGGCGAACAACGACAACGACAAGATCGGCCGCAAGTTCCGCAGCGAGGCGAGCGAGAAGCAGGCCGCGAAGGCCCGGCAGACCCAGCGCATGATCGAACGGCTGGACACCGTCGAGGAGCCGCGCAAGGAGTGGGAACTGCGGATGGAGATCGCGGCTGCCCCGCGGTCCGGTGCCGTGGTCGCCACGATGCGGGACGCCGAGGTGCGGCGGGGAGACTTCGCCTTCGGACCGGTGTCCCTGCAGATCGACTGGGCGGACCGCATCGCCATCACCGGCGCGAACGGCGCGGGCAAGTCGACGCTCCTGGGCGCGCTGCTCGGCCGGGTCCCCTTGGACGCGGGGCACGCCGCCCTCGGCTCAGGCGTCCTCGTCGGCGAGGTCGACCAGGCCCGCGGCCTCTTCCTCGGCCCCGAGTCGCTCCTCGACGCGTTCTGCGCGGCCGTCCCCGACACCGAACCCGCCGAGGTGCGCACCCTCCTCGCCAAGTTCGGCCTCAAATCCACCCACGTCCTCCGCCCGGCCGTGACCCTCTCCCCGGGCGAACGCACCCGCGCGGCCCTCGCGCTGCTCCAGGGCCGAGGCGTCAACCTCCTGATCCTCGACGAGCCCACCAACCACCTGGACCTCCCGGCGATCGAACAACTCGAATCCGCCCTCGACTCCTACGAGGGCACACTCCTCCTGGTCACCCACGACCGCCGCATGCTGGACGCGGTACGGGTGACACGCCGCTTCGCGGTGGAGGCGGGCAAGATGACGGA